The genomic DNA GCAATAGAAGCCCGGCTCGACGTTAATTGATTGGTAAGACCGCCCTGAACAAAAAGCGGATCAGCGGTTAGGTTGCGTCTTCAGTGTCGGAATGCGAAGCAGCCCTCATCACGCGATGTCGCGAAACGGGAATGAGAGCTTCGCTGGAGGAAAAGGCTTCGCTCCGGCTCGAAAACTCAGAGGCATGATTTTTGAGGTATTCAAAAAAGCGTTCGAACTCGCGCTGCATTTCGTCCATTTTGGCTCGCATGTTGAGAATGATCTCGACACCGGCCAGGTTGACACCGAGTTCACGCGTTAAGGACAGGATGATCTCAAGGCGCTCGAGGTCGCTGTCCTCATAAAGTCGCGTGTTGCCGACCGAACGCGACGGAAGCAAAAGGCCTTCGCGTTCGTACAGCCGCAGCGTCTGCGGATGAATGTCGTACATTTCCGCCACCGCACTGATCGTATAAGTTCGAATCCGTGATTTCACCATTTGCCGACTGCCTTCGCTCTCAATATCTAATCGTGTTTCGTTTTGTTCCGTTCCACCTCACACAAAATTAAGTGGAACAACAAAAATGGGCCTCCACTTTAAGCCGAAATCTTTTTGCTTAAAAGACTCGATCGCTCAGTTTTGTTCGTCCGTATCAAATATACTCCGAATATAATTGCCAGTGCCGACGAGATCGCCGGCCAAAAAAGATATCTAAATTCTGTCGAAGGCGTCGTTGGGAAATACGCCATCGAATAAAGCAAACCGCTTGATGCCAGCACAAATACAAACTGCCAATCACCCGCGAGCCGTATCCTAACCGATTTATACAACATAAACAGGCAGATTCCCAAGCAGATGAACATACGGTGAAAGAACGTTTGCATCAGAGGCCGCCGAAACGCCTCGAAATACTTCATCAGCACCAAAAAGCCTGAATTTTCCGTTCCACGAAACTCCGTGGGACTCGTGGCAAATCCGTGAAACCAATACGGCACAGAGACCGACCTCTTCAGCCCTACAAGCTGGGCAAAAATATCGAACCGGTGGCGCATATACGTTATGGGATTGGCCCACAACGCCGCCGTCCAAGCCGTTTTGAGGTCTGCGATATTCTCCGGATCCTGTGTCAACGCTAACACCGGCCGGTCACCCTCCAACGGAACATCTTTATAGATCAGGTCGTTCACCGACCTTTCGTTGTACCTTTCGCGAACCGCATTCATCGAGAAGTCTCGGTCCTGAGCGATATACGCCGGAAACAAGTTCTCATTCGTAGCGACCGAGATCGCCGCTAGATCGTAAAGATAGACCTGCTGAAACGGAAACGTCGTTTTGCCTTCGGTCAAAGCAGTATTCACTAGGTAAACTCCGGTCCAGAGCGTTGCAAGATACACAATTCCGACAAAGGCCGAAGCTAACCGCGACGTTTTGTATCCGAATACCTCAACAAAAACAAATCCGGCCCAGATAGCGATCGGAACGATCGCCGCTATTGCATTTAGCCTTGCTGCGAAGGCATAAAACAAAAATACCGGCGAGATCAACAGTGCAATACGGCTCCTTTTCGAAATCGCGAAATATAAGAGAGCGATGGACGCAAACAGCCCGGTCGCCAGTGCGACATCCTTAAGAACCATTGTCATCTGTGCCATGATGCCCGGGGTTGATCCAAACAGAATCACACACAATCCCAACCATCGAGATCTATCCGCTACCGAAAGCCAAAGGAAATAGCACGCCGTCCAAAATACAATATTATGAATGACAAAGATCAGGCCCGGGCCGGCGACGATTCGATCAAAAATGCCCATCAGGTACGACATCAACGGAGCGTTTACGTCGTAGAAAACACCCTCGCGTCCTTGCGTCAGGTTCGCGATCGAATCGGGTGTCATAAACCCCGGATAGAACGACCAGATGGTCAGACCACACGTCAAAACACAGATCACCAGAGAAATGTACGATCGTTTTTGCTGTGCCGTTGATGCCGACATGATCTATTCCAATCCGATCACCTTTCGCGGATTCTCGGGGTTTAATCTTTCAAACTCACGCAAAACCTGCTTCGTCTCTTCTGAGATCACCCGCGGCAGCGTGATCTTGACCTCGACGAACTGATCGCCGCGAAGCTGCGGATTTCTCAAACTTGGGAATCCGCGTTCTCTAAGGCGAAACTTCTGGCCTGATTCTGTTCCCGACGGGATCTTTAGCTGGGCTTTACCTTCGACCGTAGGCACATCGATCTTGGTTCCAAGGGCAGCTTCGGAAACGGTGATCGGCACGAAGATGTAGATATTGTCGCCTTTGCGTTCAAGGAACTTGTGCTTGCCGACGTTGGTCAGGATAAAGAGATCGCCGGGTTCGGCACCCAAACGGCCGCCGTGGCCTTTTTTCGGGATGCGTACCCGTGAACCCGTATCGACGCCCGCAGGAATCTTGACCTTTACTTGTTCGGTCTTTGGCGTCACTCCCTTCCCGTTACACAAGGAACAAGGCTGTCGACGCCTGCCGGTACCATCACAATCGCTGCAGCTCTGCGAAAATTGCAGCCGCCCGCCGGTCCGCATCACTTGTCCCGCGCCCTTACAAGTGGGGCAGGTAACAACGGGCCCGCCTGTATCACCGGCTCCATGGCATCGCGAACATTGCTCACTGCGATTTACCGTGATATTTGTCGTCAATCCCGTGAATGACTCTTCAAAACTCAATGCCAGAGGCATCTCGATATCGCGTCCCTTCTTCGGCATTGCACGCGGCGGTTCGGGCTGGGCACGTGCTCCGCTTGCTGCACCGCTGCCGCCGAAAAGGTCGGAGAAGATATCTCGAAAGCTTGAACCGCCGCCACCGCTGCTCGGCCCGGTCGAAAAATCGAATCCCGAGAAATCGAAACCCGGGCTTCCGGCTCCGCCGCCGGACGGACCAGTCGAGAACGGCGAATTTACATCAAGATTATCCGCGTAGTAGCCAAAACGATCGAATACCTTTCGCTTCTTGTCATCCGAAAGGATGTCATAAGCTTCCTGGACTTCCTTGAACTTGTCCTCCGACGCCTTGTCATTCGGATTCACATCCGGATGGTGCTTGCGCGCCAAACGGCGGTACGCCTTCTTGATCTCGTCCGCTTTTGCGTCTTTTTTGACGCCCAGGATCTGGTAATAGTCTTTTTTGGCCATTTGTCAGTGACAAGTGTAAAGTGACGAAGGGCGAGAGGCAAACTCAGCTTTAGCTTGTCCCTCGCCCCGCATCAATGGTTAAAACTCACTACTTCTTTTCTTCGTCTTCGACATCAACGTACTCGGCATCGATGACATTATCATCGGCCGCCGCGGCTCCGCTGTCACCGTCGGCCCCGGCCGTTGCCGATGCCGCCTGTTCGTCCGCCGCAGCACCGCCTTCGGCCGAAGCTGTATTTGCATAGAGCACCTCAGCCAACTTGTGCGAAGCGGTCTGAATGCGGTCGAACGCTGAGTTCATTGCGTCCACATCGCTGCCGGCGAGGGCAGTTTTCGATTCGGCGATCGCGGCTTCGAGTTCGGTCGACGAAGCTTCATCGAGTTTATCCTTGTTCTCGCTGTACGTTTTCTCGACGCTGTACATCAGTCCGTCGAGACGATTGCGGGCTTCGATCTCGGACTTTTTCTTTTCGTCCTCGCCTGCGTGTGCTTCGGCGTCCTTCATCATCTTGTCGATCTCTTCTTTCGAGAGGCCCGACGATGATGTGATCGTGATCTTCTGCTCACGTCCGGTTCCGACATCCTTTGCCGAAACATTCACGATACCGTTAGCGTCAATGTCGAAAGTAACTTCGACCTGCGGTACGCCGCGGGGTGCCGGCGGAATGCCAACGAGGTGAAACTTTCCGAGCGTCTTGTTGTCCGAGGCCATCGGGCGTTCGCCCTGCAGCACATGGACCTCGACGGATGTCTGATTGTCCGATGCGGTCGAAAAGATCTCCGATTTGCGTGTCGGGATGGTCGTGTTCTTTTGGATCATCGGCGTCGAAACACCGCCCAAGGTCTCGATACCGAGGCTCAGCGGAGTGACGTCAAGCAGGAGAATATCTGTCTTCTCACCGCCCAAAACACCGGCCTGGACCGCAGCTCCGAGAGCAACGACCTCATCAGGATTTACCGATTTGTTCGGCTCTTTGCCAAAGAACTCTTTGACCATTTCCTGGACCTTCGGGATACGGGTCGAACCGCCAACCAGCACGATCTCTTCGATGTCCTTCGGCGTTAGGCCGGCATCTTTTATAGCCTGTTCGACAGGCGGCATAAGGCGTTTGAGGACAGGCTCGACCAACTGTTCAAATTTTGAACGCGTTAGCTTCATCACCAAATGCTTCGGCCCTGAGGCGTCCGCCGTGATGAATGGCAGGTTGATCTCCGTTTCCATTGCCGACGAGAGCTCGACCTTTGCCTTTTCACCGGCCTCTTTGAGACGCTGAAGAGCCATTTTGTCGTTGTGCAGGTCGATACCCTGGTCTTTC from Acidobacteriota bacterium includes the following:
- a CDS encoding helix-turn-helix transcriptional regulator, which gives rise to MVKSRIRTYTISAVAEMYDIHPQTLRLYEREGLLLPSRSVGNTRLYEDSDLERLEIILSLTRELGVNLAGVEIILNMRAKMDEMQREFERFFEYLKNHASEFSSRSEAFSSSEALIPVSRHRVMRAASHSDTEDAT
- the dnaK gene encoding molecular chaperone DnaK, producing MSKIIGIDLGTTNSVVAVMEGGEPIVITNSEGGRTTPSVVAFAKDGNRLVGQVAKRQAVTNPENTLYSIKRFMGRQFGEVSEEIKQVPYKVDKAGNGDVSINVDGKHFSPPEIAAMVLQKLKQSAEDYLGSKVEKAVITVPAYFNDAQRQATKDAGKIAGLEVLRIVNEPTAAALAYGLDKKKDEIIAVFDFGGGTFDISVLEVGEGVVEVKSTNGDTHLGGDDVDEVLVGWIIEEFKKDQGIDLHNDKMALQRLKEAGEKAKVELSSAMETEINLPFITADASGPKHLVMKLTRSKFEQLVEPVLKRLMPPVEQAIKDAGLTPKDIEEIVLVGGSTRIPKVQEMVKEFFGKEPNKSVNPDEVVALGAAVQAGVLGGEKTDILLLDVTPLSLGIETLGGVSTPMIQKNTTIPTRKSEIFSTASDNQTSVEVHVLQGERPMASDNKTLGKFHLVGIPPAPRGVPQVEVTFDIDANGIVNVSAKDVGTGREQKITITSSSGLSKEEIDKMMKDAEAHAGEDEKKKSEIEARNRLDGLMYSVEKTYSENKDKLDEASSTELEAAIAESKTALAGSDVDAMNSAFDRIQTASHKLAEVLYANTASAEGGAAADEQAASATAGADGDSGAAAADDNVIDAEYVDVEDEEKK
- the dnaJ gene encoding molecular chaperone DnaJ encodes the protein MAKKDYYQILGVKKDAKADEIKKAYRRLARKHHPDVNPNDKASEDKFKEVQEAYDILSDDKKRKVFDRFGYYADNLDVNSPFSTGPSGGGAGSPGFDFSGFDFSTGPSSGGGGSSFRDIFSDLFGGSGAASGARAQPEPPRAMPKKGRDIEMPLALSFEESFTGLTTNITVNRSEQCSRCHGAGDTGGPVVTCPTCKGAGQVMRTGGRLQFSQSCSDCDGTGRRRQPCSLCNGKGVTPKTEQVKVKIPAGVDTGSRVRIPKKGHGGRLGAEPGDLFILTNVGKHKFLERKGDNIYIFVPITVSEAALGTKIDVPTVEGKAQLKIPSGTESGQKFRLRERGFPSLRNPQLRGDQFVEVKITLPRVISEETKQVLREFERLNPENPRKVIGLE